From one Alphaproteobacteria bacterium genomic stretch:
- the secA gene encoding preprotein translocase subunit SecA, giving the protein MVLSLVTRAFGTANDRYLKRLHKDVEAINALEPELEALDDAALRARTDAFRARLKTGEKVDDLLVEAFATVREAAKRTLGQRHFDVQLLGAMILHKGMISEMKTGEGKTLVATLAVYLNALEGKGVHVVTVNDYLAQRDSGWMGQIYEFLGLTTGCIVNSLSDAERRAAYAADVTYGTNNEFGFDYLRDNMKFHLDEMVQRDFNFAIVDEVDSILIDEARTPLIISGPVEDSSEAYVQADKLMPQLVEEDFEVDEKARAATLTEVGVEHVEALLIKDGQLEEGASLYDITSVTLLHHVNQALRAHKLFQRDRDYIAHEGRIVIIDEFTGRMMEGRRFSDGLHQALEAKEGVQVQNENQTLASITFQNYFRLYPKLGGMTGTAMTESAEFAEIYKLEVVDIPTHRPMVRDDQNDEVYRTLEEKYNAINELIEDANKRGQPVLVGTVSIEKSEEVSAALTSRKIAHEVLNARHHEREAQIIGQAGVPGAVTIATNMAGRGTDIQLGGNLDMRLEAELADMEDGPARDEKEAAIRAEVEKLHDAVIAAGGLMVIGTERHESRRIDNQLRGRSGRQGDPGTSRFFLSLQDDLMRIFGSERMDGMLTKLGIEEGEAIVHPWINKALEKAQQKVEARNFEIRKQLLQYDDVMNDQRKVIYEQRKDLMRTDDVSDTIKAMRAETLEDLIARTIPEKAFAEQWDTSLLHEETLRIFGIDAPVEEWAAEEGIADEEIHDRLEKLSDEHMAAKVANYGEEIMRMAEKNLLLQILDQHWKDHLLRLDHLRQGIGLRAFGQKNPLNEYKREAFDMFQDMLGRLREGVTQLLSHIEIQVNAPEAVPEPQSPQNTEAQHASVGQFGDATPRRENSGNSAASARSRAAAATIDPDDPSTWGKVPRNAACPCGSGKKYKHCHGRSA; this is encoded by the coding sequence ATGGTCCTCAGTCTGGTCACACGGGCTTTCGGAACGGCGAATGACCGATATCTGAAGCGGCTTCACAAGGATGTCGAGGCGATCAACGCCCTCGAGCCCGAACTTGAGGCGCTCGACGACGCGGCCCTGCGCGCGCGCACCGATGCCTTCCGTGCGCGGCTCAAGACCGGCGAGAAGGTCGACGACCTCCTTGTCGAGGCCTTCGCGACGGTCCGCGAGGCCGCGAAACGCACCCTGGGTCAGCGCCATTTCGATGTACAGCTCCTCGGCGCGATGATCCTGCACAAGGGCATGATCTCCGAAATGAAGACCGGTGAGGGCAAGACTCTCGTCGCCACCCTGGCCGTTTATCTGAATGCGCTCGAGGGCAAGGGCGTCCATGTGGTCACGGTCAACGACTATCTGGCGCAGCGTGACTCCGGCTGGATGGGACAGATTTACGAGTTCCTGGGCCTGACCACCGGCTGCATCGTCAATTCCCTGTCCGACGCGGAACGCCGCGCGGCCTACGCCGCCGACGTGACTTACGGCACGAATAACGAGTTCGGATTCGACTATCTGCGCGACAACATGAAGTTCCATCTCGACGAGATGGTGCAACGCGATTTCAATTTCGCGATCGTTGACGAAGTGGACTCGATCCTGATCGACGAGGCCCGCACACCGCTGATCATCTCGGGTCCCGTCGAGGATTCCTCCGAAGCCTATGTCCAGGCCGACAAGCTGATGCCGCAACTGGTCGAGGAAGATTTCGAGGTCGACGAAAAAGCCCGCGCCGCGACCCTGACCGAGGTTGGCGTCGAGCATGTCGAGGCGCTTCTCATCAAAGACGGCCAGCTCGAGGAAGGCGCCAGCCTCTACGACATCACCAGCGTCACGCTCCTGCATCACGTGAACCAGGCGCTGCGAGCCCACAAGCTGTTCCAGCGCGACCGGGACTACATCGCCCATGAAGGCCGGATCGTCATCATCGACGAGTTTACCGGCCGCATGATGGAAGGCCGGCGTTTTTCCGACGGCCTGCACCAGGCGCTCGAGGCCAAGGAAGGTGTCCAGGTTCAGAACGAGAACCAGACCCTCGCCTCAATCACGTTCCAGAACTACTTCCGACTCTATCCCAAGCTCGGCGGCATGACCGGCACGGCGATGACGGAATCCGCCGAATTCGCGGAAATCTACAAGCTCGAAGTGGTCGACATTCCGACCCACCGGCCGATGGTGCGCGACGACCAGAATGACGAGGTCTATCGGACCCTCGAGGAAAAATACAACGCCATCAACGAACTCATCGAGGACGCCAACAAGCGCGGCCAGCCGGTGCTCGTCGGCACGGTCTCGATCGAGAAGTCGGAGGAAGTCTCGGCGGCGCTGACGTCCCGCAAGATCGCCCATGAAGTGCTCAACGCGCGCCATCATGAGCGCGAGGCCCAGATCATCGGTCAGGCGGGCGTGCCGGGCGCGGTCACGATCGCGACCAACATGGCCGGCCGCGGCACCGATATTCAGCTCGGCGGCAATCTGGACATGCGCCTCGAGGCCGAGCTCGCCGACATGGAAGACGGACCGGCGCGCGACGAGAAGGAAGCCGCCATTCGCGCCGAGGTCGAGAAACTCCACGACGCGGTCATCGCGGCGGGCGGCCTGATGGTCATCGGCACCGAACGCCATGAAAGCCGCCGGATCGACAACCAGCTGCGCGGCCGGTCGGGCCGCCAGGGCGACCCGGGCACCTCGCGTTTCTTCCTGTCCCTGCAGGACGACCTGATGCGCATTTTCGGCTCCGAACGCATGGACGGCATGCTGACCAAGCTGGGCATCGAAGAGGGCGAGGCGATCGTCCACCCCTGGATCAACAAGGCGCTCGAGAAGGCTCAGCAGAAGGTCGAGGCCCGCAACTTCGAGATCCGCAAACAGCTGCTGCAGTATGACGATGTCATGAATGACCAGCGCAAGGTCATCTACGAGCAGCGCAAAGACCTGATGCGGACCGACGACGTGTCCGACACGATCAAGGCCATGCGGGCCGAGACCCTCGAGGACCTGATCGCGCGCACGATCCCCGAGAAGGCCTTTGCGGAACAATGGGATACAAGCCTGCTCCACGAGGAGACGCTGCGTATCTTCGGGATCGACGCGCCGGTCGAGGAATGGGCGGCCGAGGAAGGCATCGCCGACGAGGAAATCCACGACCGGCTCGAGAAGCTCTCCGACGAACACATGGCCGCCAAGGTCGCCAACTATGGCGAAGAGATTATGCGCATGGCCGAGAAAAACCTGCTGCTGCAGATTCTCGACCAGCACTGGAAGGACCATCTGCTGCGCCTCGACCATCTGCGTCAGGGCATCGGCCTGCGCGCGTTCGGCCAGAAGAACCCGCTGAACGAGTATAAGCGTGAAGCGTTCGATATGTTCCAGGACATGCTCGGGCGGCTTCGCGAGGGCGTCACCCAGCTGCTCAGCCACATCGAGATTCAGGTCAACGCACCCGAGGCGGTGCCGGAACCCCAGTCGCCGCAGAACACCGAGGCCCAGCATGCGAGCGTGGGACAATTCGGCGACGCCACCCCGCGCCGGGAAAATTCGGGCAACAGCGCCGCATCGGCCCGCAGCCGGGCCGCGGCGGCCACGATCGACCCGGACGACCCGTCCACCTGGGGCAAGGTCCCGCGCAACGCAGCGTGCCCGTGCGGCTCCGGCAAGAAGTACAAGCACTGCCACGGTCGCAGCGCCTAG
- a CDS encoding peptidylprolyl isomerase codes for MFRTYATLFVLVFLTLGVAPATAQQGAGDAESGTAKAADVPDDPVVALVDGFEIRQSDVAVAFQRLPEQFRQAPIGQIFTQLVQQLVDGELIVQAGREVDLENDPEVQAQIAEFARVAVQQTYMNRLITEGLNEDDLRAAYDATIANTEGPLEVHAQHILLESEEDGYDIIKALEGGADFGDLARERSQGPSAPRGGDLGYFTRSAMVGPFSSAAFAIEPGEIGPDPVQTDFGWHVIKVLDKRRQPAPSFEESLPTLEQQLTRELIATHMAELRSKAEIKMFNLDGSPVEGTPPK; via the coding sequence ATGTTTCGTACGTACGCCACGTTGTTCGTGCTCGTATTCCTGACCCTCGGCGTGGCGCCCGCCACGGCCCAGCAAGGTGCCGGTGACGCTGAAAGCGGCACCGCGAAAGCCGCCGATGTACCCGACGACCCGGTGGTCGCCCTCGTGGATGGGTTCGAGATTCGCCAGTCGGACGTGGCCGTCGCGTTTCAACGCCTTCCGGAACAGTTCCGCCAGGCACCGATCGGCCAGATTTTCACCCAGCTCGTGCAGCAGCTGGTGGATGGTGAACTGATCGTGCAGGCCGGCCGCGAGGTCGATCTCGAAAACGATCCGGAAGTGCAGGCCCAGATCGCCGAGTTCGCGCGGGTCGCGGTGCAGCAGACCTATATGAACCGCCTGATCACCGAAGGCCTCAATGAAGACGACCTTCGCGCGGCCTACGACGCCACGATCGCCAACACGGAGGGGCCGCTCGAGGTTCACGCGCAGCATATTCTGCTCGAGAGCGAAGAGGACGGCTACGACATCATCAAGGCGCTCGAAGGCGGGGCCGATTTCGGGGATCTCGCGCGGGAGCGTTCGCAAGGCCCGAGTGCGCCGCGTGGCGGGGATCTCGGCTACTTCACCCGCAGTGCGATGGTGGGGCCGTTTTCCAGCGCGGCCTTCGCGATTGAGCCAGGCGAAATCGGCCCGGACCCTGTCCAGACAGATTTCGGCTGGCATGTCATCAAGGTCCTCGACAAACGCCGCCAGCCCGCGCCCAGTTTCGAGGAATCGCTGCCCACGCTCGAACAGCAGTTGACGCGCGAGTTGATCGCCACGCATATGGCGGAATTACGAAGCAAAGCCGAGATCAAGATGTTCAATCTCGACGGCTCGCCGGTCGAGGGCACCCCACCAAAGTGA
- a CDS encoding LLM class flavin-dependent oxidoreductase — MVEFGVFDHLDRRAGVPDHTIYEDRLRLIAAYDEAGIAMYHLAEHHATPLGLAPSPGVFLSAVAQRTTKIHFGPMVYCLPLYEPLRLIEEICMLDQLSDGRFEFGVGRGISPFEVAYFGIDKENAGPIYLEAFEIVKRGLTSETLSFAGEHFNYDDVPMIGSPIGKPHPPMWYGVATPDGAAWPASQKINMISNSPCEIARSATDQYRETWDREHGGPVTAKLGVARHVYIADTQAEADRIAGRAYAAWYENFINLWRKFGVEDPAYASTLATARDRDAIIAGTPDMVASEIERQIGAAGLNYFVCRFAYGDLSFEEAAGSFDLFAREVMPRLA; from the coding sequence ATGGTCGAATTCGGTGTCTTCGATCACCTCGACCGCCGGGCCGGCGTGCCCGACCATACAATCTATGAAGACCGCCTCCGCCTGATCGCCGCCTATGACGAGGCCGGAATCGCGATGTATCACCTGGCCGAGCATCACGCGACGCCGCTCGGCCTCGCCCCCTCGCCCGGCGTGTTCCTGTCGGCCGTCGCCCAGCGCACCACGAAAATACATTTCGGGCCGATGGTCTATTGCCTGCCGCTTTATGAGCCGCTGCGCCTGATCGAGGAAATCTGCATGCTCGACCAGTTGAGCGACGGGCGGTTCGAATTCGGGGTCGGCCGGGGTATCTCGCCTTTCGAGGTCGCCTATTTCGGGATCGACAAGGAAAACGCCGGCCCGATTTATCTGGAAGCGTTCGAGATCGTAAAGCGCGGCCTCACGTCGGAGACGCTCAGTTTCGCTGGTGAACATTTCAACTATGACGATGTGCCGATGATCGGGTCGCCGATCGGCAAGCCCCACCCGCCCATGTGGTACGGCGTGGCCACACCCGATGGTGCCGCCTGGCCCGCATCCCAGAAGATCAACATGATCAGCAATTCACCGTGCGAGATCGCCCGCAGTGCCACAGACCAGTATCGCGAGACCTGGGACCGTGAGCATGGCGGGCCGGTCACGGCGAAGCTCGGCGTGGCGCGGCATGTCTATATCGCCGACACCCAGGCCGAGGCGGACAGAATCGCCGGGCGTGCCTACGCGGCCTGGTACGAGAATTTCATCAACCTCTGGCGCAAGTTCGGGGTCGAGGACCCGGCCTATGCCTCGACGCTTGCGACCGCCCGCGACCGCGACGCGATCATCGCCGGTACCCCGGACATGGTGGCGTCCGAAATCGAGCGCCAGATCGGCGCGGCAGGGCTCAACTATTTCGTGTGTCGGTTCGCCTATGGCGATTTGAGTTTCGAGGAAGCCGCGGGCTCGTTCGACTTGTTCGCGCGCGAGGTCATGCCCCGCTTGGCCTGA